Proteins from a genomic interval of Tenacibaculum sp. SZ-18:
- the miaB gene encoding tRNA (N6-isopentenyl adenosine(37)-C2)-methylthiotransferase MiaB translates to MNQIEKLIDEKIQGKPLLTEQKEGNAKKLFIESYGCQMNMNDSEIVAAILAEEGFNTTGNIEEADLVLVNTCSIREKAEQTVRNRLQKYNHAKKRNPKMKVGVLGCMAERLKAKFLEEEKIVDLVVGPDAYRDLPNLVEEVEAGRDAVNVILSKEETYADVSPVRLNSNGVSAFVSITRGCDNMCTFCVVPFTRGRERSRDPKSIIEEIRSMHKQNFKEITLLGQNVDSYLWYGGGLKKDFKKASEMAQATAVDFAQLLDMCATEFPKMRFRFSTSNPQDMTLDVIHVMAKHNNICKYIHLPIQSGSNQMLKAMNRLHTREEYLELVENIYKIIPEMNLSQDMIAGFCGETEEDHKDTLDLMEKVKYSFGFMFAYSERPGTLAAKKMEDDIPLATKKRRLQEIINLQQRHSLYRAKEHIGKIQEVLIEGTSKKSENEWKGRNTQNTVVVFPKENYELGDFVNVRIEDCTSTTLKGTAVGYSHNN, encoded by the coding sequence ATGAATCAGATAGAAAAACTAATAGACGAAAAAATACAAGGTAAACCTTTGTTAACTGAGCAGAAAGAAGGCAATGCTAAAAAACTTTTCATTGAAAGTTATGGTTGCCAAATGAATATGAATGATAGTGAAATTGTTGCTGCTATTCTCGCAGAAGAAGGTTTCAATACCACAGGAAACATTGAAGAAGCAGATTTGGTTTTGGTCAATACTTGTTCAATTCGTGAAAAAGCAGAGCAAACAGTACGTAATAGACTGCAAAAATATAATCACGCCAAAAAGCGTAATCCAAAAATGAAAGTTGGAGTTTTAGGTTGTATGGCGGAAAGACTAAAAGCAAAATTTTTAGAAGAAGAAAAGATTGTTGATTTAGTGGTTGGGCCAGACGCATACAGAGACTTGCCAAATCTGGTAGAAGAAGTTGAAGCCGGAAGAGATGCAGTAAATGTAATTTTATCAAAAGAAGAAACCTATGCTGATGTATCTCCTGTAAGATTAAATTCTAATGGCGTGTCTGCATTTGTCTCTATCACCAGAGGATGTGATAACATGTGTACGTTTTGCGTCGTTCCTTTTACTAGAGGTAGAGAACGTAGTAGAGATCCTAAAAGTATTATCGAAGAAATTCGTTCAATGCATAAGCAAAATTTCAAGGAAATAACTCTTTTAGGTCAAAATGTTGATTCTTATTTATGGTATGGAGGTGGACTGAAAAAAGATTTCAAGAAAGCTTCTGAAATGGCACAAGCAACAGCAGTTGATTTCGCTCAACTTTTAGATATGTGCGCGACTGAGTTTCCTAAAATGCGTTTCCGTTTTTCTACATCGAATCCACAAGACATGACGCTAGATGTAATTCATGTAATGGCTAAACACAATAATATTTGCAAATACATTCATTTACCTATTCAGAGTGGAAGTAACCAAATGTTAAAAGCAATGAATCGTTTACATACACGCGAGGAATATTTAGAACTTGTTGAAAATATCTACAAAATCATTCCTGAAATGAATTTAAGTCAAGATATGATTGCTGGTTTCTGTGGAGAAACTGAAGAAGATCATAAAGATACTCTTGATTTAATGGAAAAGGTAAAATATAGTTTCGGGTTTATGTTTGCTTATTCTGAAAGACCAGGAACTTTAGCCGCGAAGAAAATGGAAGATGATATTCCTTTAGCAACTAAAAAACGTCGTTTACAAGAAATCATAAACTTACAACAAAGACATAGCCTATATCGAGCAAAAGAGCATATTGGAAAGATTCAAGAAGTTTTGATTGAAGGAACGTCTAAGAAAAGTGAAAATGAATGGAAAGGAAGAAATACTCAGAATACAGTTGTAGTTTTTCCTAAAGAAAATTACGAATTAGGCGATTTTGTAAATGTACGTATTGAAGATTGCACTTCAACAACATTAAAAGGAACAGCTGTTGGGTATTCTCATAATAACTAA
- a CDS encoding sigma-54 interaction domain-containing protein, with protein MENLQAVKQRFGIIGNDIQLNRAIEKAIRVAPTDISVLVTGESGVGKENIPKIIHQLSHRKHAKYIAVNCGAIPEGTIDSELFGHEKGAFTGATQTRKGYFEVADGGTIFLDEVGELPLTTQVRLLRVLENGEFIKVGSSQVQKTNVRIVAATNVKMQEAISKGKFREDLYYRLSTIEISLPPLRDRGNDIHLLFRKFASDFAQKNRIPVIRLDESASNLLLNYRFPGNIRQLKNIAEQVSIMEENRTISPEILSQYLPNNSTNNLPVLVGNNSSSSSDFANERDIMYKILFDMRSDINDLKKLTLDLMQSGNIQEVQEENRGIIQRIYNDDDVSESNIEVVQIPESASDNNYDFIETIEEHENLSLQEKEVEMIRKSLERNKGKRKLAAKELGISERTLYRKIKQYDL; from the coding sequence ATGGAAAACCTTCAAGCCGTAAAACAACGATTCGGAATTATCGGAAACGATATTCAACTTAACAGAGCTATCGAAAAAGCTATTCGAGTAGCTCCTACGGATATTTCTGTTTTAGTAACCGGTGAAAGTGGAGTGGGAAAAGAAAATATACCTAAAATAATTCATCAATTATCCCATAGAAAGCACGCTAAATATATTGCTGTTAACTGTGGAGCCATTCCTGAGGGAACAATTGACAGTGAATTATTTGGTCACGAAAAAGGTGCATTTACAGGAGCAACTCAAACAAGAAAAGGTTATTTTGAAGTTGCTGATGGAGGAACTATTTTTTTAGATGAAGTTGGTGAACTACCTCTAACAACACAAGTAAGATTGCTTCGTGTTCTTGAGAATGGCGAATTTATCAAAGTTGGATCCTCGCAAGTTCAAAAGACTAATGTTCGAATTGTTGCTGCAACCAATGTAAAAATGCAAGAAGCAATTAGTAAAGGTAAATTCAGAGAAGATTTATATTACAGGTTAAGCACAATAGAAATTTCACTTCCTCCATTAAGAGATCGCGGAAATGACATCCATTTATTATTCAGAAAATTTGCTTCAGATTTTGCTCAAAAAAACAGAATACCTGTTATAAGACTAGATGAAAGCGCTAGTAATTTATTGCTGAATTATCGTTTCCCAGGAAATATTCGACAATTAAAAAATATAGCAGAACAAGTTTCTATTATGGAAGAAAACAGAACAATTTCTCCAGAAATATTATCTCAATATCTTCCTAATAACTCAACGAATAATTTACCTGTTTTAGTTGGGAATAACTCTTCTTCTTCGAGTGATTTTGCAAATGAAAGAGATATTATGTATAAGATTTTGTTTGATATGCGTAGTGATATTAATGATCTGAAAAAATTAACATTAGACTTAATGCAAAGTGGAAATATTCAGGAAGTTCAAGAAGAAAACCGAGGTATTATTCAACGTATTTATAATGATGACGACGTTTCGGAAAGTAATATAGAAGTTGTACAAATACCAGAATCTGCCTCAGACAATAATTATGATTTTATTGAGACAATAGAAGAACATGAAAACTTATCTTTACAAGAAAAAGAAGTTGAAATGATTAGAAAGTCACTCGAAAGAAATAAAGGCAAAAGAAAGCTAGCTGCTAAAGAATTAGGTATTTCTGAGAGAACATTATATAGAAAAATCAAACAATACGATTTATAA
- a CDS encoding LptE family protein, with product MKKKFSLFASLILLISLGCGSYSFTGGSTGNAKTIQVNFFPNQAPLVEPSLSQRFTQDLQDLFTRQTNLTLVNAGGDLRFEGEIVGYRISPTTATANQTAAQNRLTISVNVRFTNVLKEEDDFEQQFSFYHDYNAGEQLAGSVLEAAYDEILPRITQDIFNASVAKW from the coding sequence ATGAAAAAAAAATTCTCACTTTTTGCGTCATTAATTTTGTTAATATCCTTAGGATGCGGATCTTATTCATTCACTGGAGGAAGCACAGGAAATGCAAAAACTATTCAAGTAAACTTCTTCCCGAACCAAGCCCCTTTAGTAGAGCCATCTTTAAGCCAAAGATTCACGCAAGACCTGCAAGATTTATTCACAAGACAAACTAACTTAACCTTAGTTAATGCTGGAGGTGACTTACGTTTTGAGGGAGAAATAGTTGGATATAGAATCTCACCTACTACAGCAACAGCTAATCAAACTGCCGCACAGAACAGATTGACCATATCGGTAAATGTTCGATTTACGAATGTCTTGAAAGAAGAAGATGACTTCGAACAACAGTTCTCATTTTATCATGATTATAATGCAGGAGAACAATTAGCTGGAAGTGTATTAGAAGCTGCTTATGACGAAATTTTACCCAGAATTACACAAGATATTTTTAATGCCTCAGTAGCTAAATGGTAA
- the secG gene encoding preprotein translocase subunit SecG, with protein sequence MYLPILFLIIIVAIFLILIVMVQNPKGGGLSSTFGGGGSNIGGVKNTNSFLDKATWTLAIAMFALILLSNFTIDRGNANSAPDLKNTLEGVETTAPAATTTPDATTKDTVQ encoded by the coding sequence ATGTATTTACCAATTTTATTTTTAATAATCATTGTTGCGATTTTTTTAATATTAATCGTTATGGTACAAAACCCTAAAGGAGGAGGATTATCTTCTACGTTTGGTGGTGGTGGATCAAATATTGGTGGTGTTAAAAACACAAACAGCTTTTTAGATAAAGCTACTTGGACTTTAGCTATCGCTATGTTTGCTTTAATCTTATTATCTAACTTTACAATTGATAGAGGAAATGCAAACAGTGCTCCAGATTTAAAAAACACATTAGAAGGAGTTGAAACTACTGCTCCGGCTGCAACCACTACTCCTGATGCAACAACAAAAGATACTGTTCAGTAA
- a CDS encoding co-chaperone GroES: MGLNIKPLADRVLVEPAAAETTTASGIIIPDNAKEKPQKGTIVAIGTGKKEEPLTVKVGDTVLYGKYSGTELKFEGKDYLMMRESDIMAII; this comes from the coding sequence ATGGGATTAAACATCAAACCTTTAGCAGATAGAGTTCTAGTAGAACCAGCTGCAGCTGAAACTACTACAGCATCAGGAATTATAATACCTGATAACGCAAAAGAAAAACCTCAAAAAGGAACTATTGTTGCCATAGGTACTGGTAAAAAAGAGGAACCTTTAACAGTGAAAGTTGGCGATACAGTATTATATGGTAAATATTCAGGCACTGAACTTAAATTTGAAGGAAAAGATTATCTAATGATGAGAGAGTCAGACATCATGGCTATCATTTAA
- the groL gene encoding chaperonin GroEL (60 kDa chaperone family; promotes refolding of misfolded polypeptides especially under stressful conditions; forms two stacked rings of heptamers to form a barrel-shaped 14mer; ends can be capped by GroES; misfolded proteins enter the barrel where they are refolded when GroES binds) yields the protein MAKDIKFDIEARDGLKRGVDALANAVKVTLGPKGRNVIISKSFGSPNVTKDGVSVAKEVELEDALENMGAQMVKEVASKTNDLAGDGTTTATVLAQAIVKEGLKNVAAGANPMDLKRGIDKAVTALTEDLAKQSKEVGDSSEKIQQVASISANNDSVIGDLIATAFGKVGKEGVITVEEAKGTDTYVDVVEGMQFDRGYLSPYFVTNADKMIAELENPYILLFDKKISNLQEILPILEPVAQSGRPLLIIAEDVDGQALATLVVNKLRGGLKIAAVKAPGFGDRRKAMLEDIAILTGGTVISEERGFSLENATLDLLGTAETVTIDKDNTTVVNGAGDETQIKARVNQIKAQIETTTSDYDREKLQERLAKLAGGVAVLYVGAASEVEMKEKKDRVDDALHATRAAVEEGIVAGGGVALVRAKKVLETLTTENLDETTGIQIVNRAIEAPLRTIVENAGGEGSVVINKVLEGESNFGYDAKTEEYVDMLEAGIIDPKKVTRVALENAASVAGMILTTECALVDIKEDAPASGMPPMGGGMPGMM from the coding sequence ATGGCAAAAGATATTAAATTTGATATAGAAGCTCGTGACGGGCTAAAGCGTGGTGTAGATGCATTAGCAAACGCTGTAAAAGTTACTTTAGGGCCAAAAGGACGTAACGTAATTATTTCAAAATCATTCGGATCTCCTAATGTAACAAAAGATGGTGTTTCGGTAGCAAAAGAAGTTGAGTTGGAAGATGCTCTAGAAAACATGGGAGCACAAATGGTAAAAGAAGTTGCCTCTAAAACAAATGATTTAGCTGGAGACGGAACAACAACTGCAACTGTTTTAGCTCAAGCAATTGTAAAAGAAGGATTAAAGAATGTTGCTGCGGGAGCAAATCCAATGGATTTAAAAAGAGGTATTGATAAAGCTGTAACTGCTTTAACAGAAGATTTAGCAAAGCAATCTAAAGAAGTCGGAGACTCTTCAGAGAAAATTCAACAAGTTGCTTCTATTTCTGCAAATAACGATTCTGTTATTGGTGATTTAATTGCTACTGCTTTCGGTAAAGTTGGTAAAGAAGGAGTTATCACTGTAGAAGAAGCTAAAGGAACAGATACTTATGTTGATGTTGTTGAAGGAATGCAATTTGACAGAGGATATTTATCTCCTTACTTCGTAACGAATGCTGATAAAATGATCGCTGAATTAGAAAATCCGTATATCTTATTATTTGATAAGAAGATTTCTAACTTACAAGAGATTTTACCAATCTTAGAACCAGTTGCACAATCAGGCCGTCCTTTATTAATTATAGCTGAAGATGTAGATGGACAAGCATTAGCTACTTTAGTAGTAAATAAATTAAGAGGTGGATTAAAAATTGCTGCTGTAAAAGCTCCAGGATTTGGAGATAGAAGAAAAGCAATGTTAGAAGACATCGCTATCTTAACAGGAGGAACTGTAATTTCTGAAGAAAGAGGATTCTCTTTAGAAAATGCAACTTTAGATTTATTAGGAACAGCCGAAACAGTAACCATTGATAAAGACAATACTACTGTTGTTAATGGTGCAGGAGATGAAACTCAAATTAAAGCTCGTGTAAACCAAATTAAAGCTCAAATTGAAACTACAACTTCTGACTACGATCGAGAAAAATTACAAGAGCGTTTAGCTAAATTAGCTGGAGGAGTTGCTGTATTGTACGTTGGAGCTGCTTCTGAAGTTGAAATGAAAGAAAAGAAAGATCGTGTTGATGATGCTTTACATGCTACTCGTGCTGCTGTCGAAGAAGGAATTGTTGCTGGAGGTGGAGTTGCTTTAGTTAGAGCTAAAAAAGTATTAGAAACATTGACTACTGAAAACCTTGATGAAACTACTGGAATTCAAATTGTAAATCGTGCAATTGAAGCTCCTTTACGCACAATCGTAGAAAACGCTGGTGGAGAAGGTTCTGTAGTAATCAATAAAGTATTAGAAGGTGAAAGTAACTTCGGATATGATGCTAAGACTGAAGAGTATGTTGACATGCTTGAAGCTGGGATTATTGACCCTAAGAAAGTAACACGTGTTGCATTAGAAAATGCTGCTTCTGTTGCTGGAATGATTTTAACAACTGAATGTGCATTAGTTGATATTAAAGAAGATGCACCAGCTAGTGGAATGCCTCCAATGGGTGGTGGAATGCCAGGTATGATGTAA
- a CDS encoding heavy-metal-associated domain-containing protein yields MKKIITIICLVLVAFAGQAQKKKKNAKYTLEVDGVCMMCKKRIEKAALNTKGVKFASWNLENHQLTVIIDERKTNKKAVCQSMAKAGHDTKEIKATDEDYGKLDPCCKYRDEEVVKNHH; encoded by the coding sequence ATGAAGAAAATTATCACAATTATTTGTTTAGTGTTGGTAGCATTTGCTGGACAAGCACAAAAAAAGAAGAAAAATGCAAAATACACTTTAGAAGTGGACGGAGTTTGTATGATGTGTAAAAAGCGAATAGAAAAAGCCGCTTTAAATACAAAAGGAGTGAAGTTTGCAAGTTGGAATTTAGAAAATCATCAATTAACAGTTATTATTGATGAGCGTAAAACAAATAAGAAGGCCGTTTGTCAAAGTATGGCTAAAGCAGGTCATGATACTAAAGAAATAAAAGCGACTGACGAAGATTATGGGAAGTTAGATCCGTGTTGTAAATATCGTGATGAAGAAGTAGTGAAAAATCATCACTAA
- a CDS encoding TonB-dependent receptor: MKFKFIFCALFLVGAQLIAQETLKGMIMDRTNPKDNLGVFGANVYWLNTTIGTTTNEKGWFEIPYKKEYKKLVISFVGYKTDTIDVYNLKPIYHFLTEENTLDEIAINTKKQATSRSFLQTQNVFTVNSEELLKAACCNLAESFETNPSIDVNFSDALTGTRQIQMLGLNSPYLLIAQENIPMVRGASQVYGLTFTPGTWVESIQIGKGAGSVVNGYESISGQINAELVKPLTDKKFFVNGYGNLNGRLELNTHYNQKISDKWYTGLYVHGDLRSQKFDSNGDNFLDAPLAEQINVMNRWQYVNNQTGWVSFLNFRFLDDRKQTGELEFNPDVNIGSNTIWGSEIKTQRIDFSGKLGYVFPELPFQSMGLQLAYSNHDQESYFGLRDYNIKHESIYANYIFNSIIGDTRNKFKTGISFTYDDYQELVESTNFSRDENSVGVFFEYGYDNSDNFSLTAGLRLDHHNLIGTFLTPRLHLRYVPWEKGVFRTSFGRGVRSANIFAENQQLFASSRQINILNNGGNIYGLNPEKAWNYGVSFLQGFRLFERKGDITFDFYQTNFENQVVVDWENPQQISFYNLDGSSVANSFQVETNYSPFDNFNVRTAYKFFDVSTDYNSGNLTKPIQPQHRFFMNASYETNKNENGGLWKFDSTYNFIGEQRLPNTSTNPVTLQLPEYSNGYNLLNAQITKVFSDKFEVYIGGENITNVKQDNPILGSDDPFGANFDSTIVYAPIFGSAYYAGFRFKID, from the coding sequence ATGAAATTTAAATTTATCTTTTGTGCCTTATTTTTAGTAGGCGCACAATTGATAGCTCAAGAAACACTCAAAGGAATGATTATGGATAGAACAAATCCAAAAGATAATCTAGGAGTTTTCGGAGCTAACGTTTACTGGTTAAATACCACCATTGGAACCACTACAAATGAAAAAGGTTGGTTCGAAATACCGTATAAGAAAGAGTATAAGAAGTTAGTAATTAGTTTTGTAGGTTATAAAACAGATACCATAGATGTATATAATTTAAAGCCAATATATCATTTTCTTACAGAAGAAAATACACTGGACGAAATCGCAATTAACACGAAGAAACAAGCAACTTCAAGATCTTTCTTACAAACACAAAATGTGTTTACGGTAAATAGTGAAGAATTATTAAAAGCTGCTTGTTGTAATCTTGCTGAAAGTTTCGAAACAAACCCGTCAATTGATGTGAATTTTTCAGATGCTTTAACAGGAACTCGACAAATTCAAATGTTAGGATTAAATAGTCCTTACTTATTAATTGCACAAGAAAATATTCCTATGGTTCGTGGTGCTTCACAGGTTTATGGACTTACTTTTACACCAGGAACTTGGGTAGAAAGCATTCAAATAGGTAAAGGAGCAGGAAGCGTTGTTAATGGTTATGAAAGTATTTCTGGACAAATTAATGCCGAGTTAGTAAAACCGCTGACGGATAAGAAGTTTTTTGTTAATGGTTATGGAAACTTAAATGGTAGATTAGAATTAAATACTCATTATAATCAAAAAATTAGTGATAAATGGTACACAGGTTTATATGTACACGGAGATTTAAGGAGTCAGAAATTTGATAGTAATGGAGATAACTTCCTTGACGCGCCATTGGCTGAGCAAATAAATGTAATGAATCGTTGGCAATATGTAAACAACCAAACGGGCTGGGTTAGTTTTTTAAACTTTCGCTTTTTAGATGATCGTAAACAAACAGGAGAATTAGAATTTAATCCCGATGTAAATATAGGATCCAATACTATTTGGGGAAGTGAAATAAAAACGCAACGAATAGATTTTTCCGGAAAACTTGGTTATGTTTTTCCTGAATTACCTTTCCAAAGCATGGGATTACAGTTGGCATATAGTAATCACGATCAGGAATCGTATTTTGGTTTGAGAGATTACAATATAAAGCATGAAAGTATTTATGCGAATTATATTTTCAATTCTATTATTGGAGATACAAGAAACAAATTTAAAACTGGAATCAGCTTTACATACGACGATTATCAAGAATTAGTAGAATCAACTAATTTTTCAAGAGACGAAAACTCGGTAGGAGTGTTCTTTGAATATGGATATGATAATAGCGATAATTTCAGTTTAACTGCTGGACTTCGTTTGGATCATCATAATTTAATAGGTACGTTTTTAACACCAAGATTACACCTGCGTTATGTGCCTTGGGAAAAAGGAGTATTCAGAACTTCATTTGGAAGAGGAGTAAGAAGCGCCAATATTTTTGCTGAAAATCAGCAATTATTCGCTTCATCTCGTCAGATAAATATTCTTAACAATGGAGGAAATATTTATGGTTTAAATCCAGAAAAAGCATGGAATTATGGAGTGTCTTTTTTACAAGGATTCAGATTATTTGAAAGAAAAGGAGATATAACTTTCGATTTCTATCAAACAAATTTTGAAAACCAAGTTGTTGTAGACTGGGAAAATCCGCAACAAATATCTTTTTATAACTTAGATGGAAGTAGTGTAGCGAACAGTTTTCAGGTAGAAACTAATTATTCTCCATTTGATAATTTTAACGTTAGAACAGCCTACAAGTTTTTTGATGTTAGTACAGACTATAATTCAGGAAATTTAACCAAGCCAATTCAACCACAGCATCGTTTCTTTATGAATGCATCATATGAAACTAATAAGAATGAGAATGGTGGTTTATGGAAGTTTGATAGTACTTATAATTTTATTGGAGAACAGAGACTGCCAAATACATCAACAAATCCAGTGACATTGCAATTGCCAGAATATTCAAATGGATATAATTTATTAAATGCTCAAATTACAAAAGTGTTTTCTGATAAGTTTGAAGTATATATTGGAGGAGAAAACATAACAAATGTAAAACAAGATAATCCTATTTTAGGAAGTGACGATCCATTTGGAGCAAATTTTGATAGTACAATTGTATATGCTCCTATTTTTGGAAGTGCTTATTATGCAGGATTTAGATTTAAAATAGATTAA
- a CDS encoding HYC_CC_PP family protein: protein MKKLKRRVIDYSFFIFVSIMKVILVKISSILLAVLLLFSTFSFTVEKHYCGDFLVDVSFFGDAQDCAEELGEEDCDSPQVIQKKKCCKDEVEKIEGQDDLKNSIEKFDLEKQQFLVAFIQSYKNLFLAESQQKKENIHHIPPKLIKDLQVLHEVYII from the coding sequence ATGAAAAAGTTAAAAAGAAGAGTAATTGATTATTCGTTTTTTATCTTTGTTTCGATAATGAAAGTTATTTTGGTTAAAATATCATCGATTCTTTTAGCAGTATTATTGCTTTTTTCTACATTTTCTTTTACTGTAGAGAAGCATTATTGTGGTGACTTTTTAGTTGATGTATCATTTTTTGGAGATGCACAAGATTGCGCTGAAGAATTAGGTGAGGAAGATTGTGATAGTCCTCAAGTAATTCAAAAGAAAAAATGTTGTAAAGATGAAGTTGAAAAAATTGAAGGTCAGGATGACTTAAAAAATTCAATTGAAAAATTTGATCTTGAGAAGCAACAGTTTTTAGTTGCTTTTATTCAATCTTACAAGAATTTATTTCTTGCTGAGTCACAACAGAAAAAGGAGAATATACATCATATTCCTCCCAAACTTATTAAAGATTTACAAGTACTTCACGAAGTTTACATCATATGA
- a CDS encoding polyprenyl synthetase family protein: MKPVEEIKLPIAKEMELFESKFKDSMLSKVPLLNRITYYIVRRKGKQMRPMFVFLVAKMVSNGGFDERTYRGASVVELIHTATLVHDDVVDDSNRRRGFFSINALWKNKIAVLVGDFLLSKGLLLSIDNEDFDLLKLISIAVREMSEGELLQIEKARKLDITEDVYFEIIRQKTATLIAACCAIGAASVGGSNDTVQKMRKFGEYIGIAFQIKDDLFDYTEEKIGKPTGIDIKEQKMTLPLIYALNNCSYEKKKWLINSVKNHNKNKKRVKEVITFVKETGGLEYTIEKMHKYKNRALAILENYPDSEYKRSLHQMIEYVVERKI; encoded by the coding sequence ATGAAACCTGTTGAAGAAATAAAACTTCCGATAGCAAAAGAAATGGAACTATTTGAATCTAAATTTAAAGATTCAATGCTTTCCAAAGTTCCTTTATTAAATAGAATTACTTATTATATCGTAAGAAGAAAGGGAAAGCAAATGCGACCTATGTTTGTGTTTTTGGTTGCAAAAATGGTTTCTAATGGTGGTTTTGACGAAAGAACTTACAGAGGGGCTTCTGTGGTAGAATTAATTCACACGGCAACTTTAGTTCATGATGATGTTGTAGATGATAGTAATCGTCGTAGAGGTTTTTTTTCAATTAATGCACTTTGGAAAAACAAGATAGCAGTTTTAGTTGGTGATTTTCTTCTATCAAAGGGGTTGTTACTTTCAATTGATAATGAAGATTTCGATTTATTGAAACTGATTTCGATTGCAGTAAGAGAAATGAGCGAGGGAGAGTTATTACAGATTGAGAAAGCAAGAAAATTAGATATAACAGAGGATGTTTATTTTGAAATTATTCGTCAAAAAACAGCCACTTTAATTGCTGCTTGTTGCGCTATAGGTGCTGCATCTGTTGGTGGAAGCAACGATACGGTACAAAAAATGCGAAAGTTTGGAGAGTACATTGGTATTGCTTTTCAAATTAAAGATGACTTGTTTGATTATACCGAGGAAAAAATTGGAAAGCCCACTGGGATTGATATTAAGGAGCAAAAAATGACTTTGCCTTTAATTTATGCTTTAAATAACTGTTCTTATGAAAAAAAGAAATGGTTGATTAATTCGGTAAAAAATCACAACAAAAACAAGAAGCGAGTAAAAGAAGTAATCACTTTTGTAAAAGAAACAGGAGGCTTAGAATATACTATTGAGAAAATGCATAAGTATAAAAATAGAGCGCTTGCAATTTTAGAAAACTACCCAGATTCAGAATACAAAAGATCGCTTCATCAGATGATCGAGTATGTTGTGGAGAGAAAAATTTAA